Sequence from the Aerococcus tenax genome:
TATCCACCGGACTGCCTTACAGGCAGCTGACTATGAAAAAATGCTGGTCAATGATCTTCTAGCTTTTGAAATTGCTTGGGGACAAAGAGGCCCTCAAGCGGTGAACGTTCAATAAATGAATAAGCTATTCCAA
This genomic interval carries:
- a CDS encoding cold-shock protein — translated: MYQGILKSYDEKRGYGFIQVLHPYFEKDVFIHRTALQAADYEKMLVNDLLAFEIAWGQRGPQAVNVQ